The proteins below are encoded in one region of Thermosulfurimonas marina:
- the alaS gene encoding alanine--tRNA ligase — protein MKGKEIRKAFLDYFAEKGHEIVPSSSLVPADDPTLLFTNAGMVQFKRVFLGEEERPYKRAASCQKCMRAGGKHNDLENVGYTARHHTFFEMLGNFSFGDYFKAEAIEYAWEFLTQRLGLPKERLYVTVFREDDEAATLWQKIAGMPAERIVRLGEKDNFWAMGDTGPCGPCSEIIYDQGPEVGCGRPDCGPGCDCDRFLEVWNLVFMQYERDETGALRPLPRPSIDTGMGLERITAVIQGVSSNYDTDLFSGIMAGIAELSGRTYQEGGEITTAFRVIADHLRASIFLIADGVVPSNEGRGYVLRRIIRRAQRFGRLLGLTDPFLFRLVPRVVEEYGDFYPELQRAERAAEKILEIEESRFLETLSRGLEILEEELRKLSEKGERRVPGEVIFRLYDTYGFPQDIVRDVALSRGFELDLEGFERLMAEARARSRESWKGTLSRAPEILKRLSESLAETPFVGYETLSTEAEILALVVEEKEVSEISQGEEALVIFSQTPFYPEGGGQVADQGLVLSRGAKAEVLEVRRFGNLILHRLRVLEGRFCKGQRVKLEVLADRRLSTARHHTATHLLHAALRRVLGEHVRQAGSLVSPDRLRFDFTHFEALSPEEIRSVEELVNARIREDLPVEVRVVSFREAQAMGALALFGEKYGERVRVVRIGDFSLELCGGTHVRHTGELGLFKIVSESSVAAGVRRVEALAGEPALRWVFALEDERRHLGALLSCSPVEIAKQVERLLERVQELEAEVRRLKSGQLRRILEEKLSEAQEISGLKVLCTEVPARDPAELRELGDFFRDKLGSGVVFLYAVNGKKVQLLAMVTKDLAQKIPAGKLLQAVAPVVGGRGGGRPEMAQGGGNRPEAVSQLKEAVLSEIRRLLSG, from the coding sequence ATGAAGGGCAAGGAGATTCGAAAGGCCTTTCTGGACTATTTCGCGGAGAAGGGGCACGAGATCGTGCCCTCAAGTTCTCTGGTTCCGGCAGACGATCCCACCCTTCTTTTTACCAACGCCGGGATGGTGCAGTTCAAGAGGGTCTTTTTAGGGGAGGAGGAGCGTCCCTACAAACGGGCCGCCTCCTGTCAGAAGTGCATGCGGGCCGGGGGCAAGCACAATGATCTAGAAAATGTGGGTTATACCGCCCGGCATCATACCTTTTTTGAAATGCTGGGCAATTTCTCCTTCGGAGACTATTTCAAGGCCGAAGCCATCGAGTACGCCTGGGAATTTCTTACTCAACGCTTAGGGCTTCCCAAGGAGAGGCTCTACGTCACTGTCTTCCGCGAAGACGACGAGGCGGCCACGCTCTGGCAAAAGATCGCCGGAATGCCGGCAGAGCGCATCGTGCGTCTGGGAGAAAAAGATAACTTTTGGGCTATGGGAGATACCGGCCCCTGCGGACCCTGTTCGGAAATCATCTACGATCAGGGGCCGGAGGTGGGCTGCGGCCGCCCGGATTGTGGCCCCGGGTGCGACTGTGATCGCTTTCTCGAGGTCTGGAACCTGGTCTTTATGCAATATGAGCGGGATGAGACCGGGGCCTTAAGGCCCCTTCCCCGTCCCTCCATCGATACCGGTATGGGCCTGGAACGGATTACCGCGGTGATCCAGGGGGTCTCCTCCAACTATGACACCGATCTCTTTTCCGGCATTATGGCCGGGATTGCCGAACTCTCCGGCCGCACTTACCAGGAAGGGGGAGAAATTACCACCGCCTTTCGGGTGATTGCCGACCATCTGCGGGCCTCGATCTTTCTCATCGCCGACGGAGTGGTCCCTTCAAACGAGGGCCGGGGCTATGTATTGCGGCGAATCATTCGGCGAGCCCAGCGGTTTGGCCGGCTCCTGGGCCTTACGGACCCTTTTCTCTTTCGTCTGGTTCCTCGGGTGGTGGAGGAATATGGAGACTTCTATCCCGAGCTCCAGCGGGCGGAACGGGCTGCAGAAAAGATTCTGGAGATTGAAGAGAGCCGTTTCTTGGAGACCCTTTCCCGGGGGCTGGAAATCCTGGAAGAGGAGCTTCGCAAGCTTTCGGAGAAGGGGGAGCGCCGTGTGCCCGGGGAGGTCATCTTTCGGCTCTACGACACTTACGGTTTCCCCCAGGATATTGTGCGGGATGTGGCCCTTTCCCGGGGCTTTGAGCTGGACCTTGAAGGCTTTGAGCGTCTCATGGCCGAGGCCCGGGCCCGCAGCCGGGAGTCCTGGAAAGGAACCCTTTCCCGGGCCCCGGAGATCCTGAAGCGCCTCTCGGAAAGCCTCGCCGAAACCCCCTTTGTAGGTTACGAGACCCTTTCCACGGAGGCCGAAATCCTGGCCCTGGTGGTCGAAGAAAAGGAAGTTTCGGAGATCTCTCAAGGGGAAGAGGCCCTGGTCATCTTTTCCCAGACTCCCTTTTATCCCGAGGGCGGAGGCCAGGTGGCGGACCAGGGCCTGGTACTTTCCCGCGGGGCCAAGGCCGAGGTGCTGGAGGTACGCCGTTTCGGGAATCTGATCCTCCATCGGCTGCGAGTGCTCGAGGGCCGGTTTTGTAAGGGGCAGCGGGTCAAGCTGGAGGTCCTTGCCGACCGCAGGCTTTCTACCGCTCGGCACCATACGGCCACGCACCTTCTGCACGCAGCCCTTAGGCGGGTCCTGGGAGAGCATGTGCGTCAGGCGGGCTCCCTGGTGAGCCCGGATCGGCTGCGCTTCGATTTTACCCATTTTGAGGCCTTGAGCCCGGAAGAAATACGTTCCGTAGAGGAGTTGGTGAACGCCCGCATCCGGGAGGACCTTCCGGTAGAGGTAAGGGTGGTTTCCTTTCGGGAGGCCCAGGCCATGGGGGCTCTGGCCCTTTTTGGGGAGAAGTACGGAGAGAGGGTAAGGGTGGTGCGCATCGGAGACTTTTCTCTGGAGCTCTGTGGAGGGACCCACGTGCGGCATACCGGAGAACTGGGCCTTTTTAAAATTGTTTCGGAAAGCAGTGTAGCCGCCGGGGTGCGCCGGGTAGAGGCCCTGGCCGGGGAGCCGGCCCTGCGGTGGGTCTTTGCCCTTGAGGACGAAAGGCGTCACCTGGGGGCGCTCCTTAGTTGTTCTCCGGTGGAAATCGCAAAGCAAGTGGAGCGGCTTTTGGAGAGGGTCCAGGAACTGGAGGCCGAGGTGCGACGGCTCAAGAGCGGGCAATTGCGCCGCATCCTGGAGGAAAAGCTTTCCGAGGCGCAGGAGATCTCCGGGCTGAAGGTCCTGTGTACCGAGGTCCCGGCCCGGGATCCGGCAGAGCTGCGGGAGTTGGGTGACTTTTTCCGGGACAAACTGGGCTCCGGGGTGGTCTTTCTTTACGCGGTAAATGGAAAGAAGGTCCAACTTCTGGCTATGGTGACCAAGGATCTGGCTCAAAAGATTCCGGCCGGAAAGCTCCTTCAGGCCGTAGCCCCGGTGGTGGGAGGCCGGGGAGGGGGACGGCCGGAGATGGCCCAGGGAGGGGGAAACCGGCCAGAGGCGGTCTCCCAGCTTAAGGAAGCCGTGCTTTCCGAGATCCGGCGTTTACTTTCCGGATAG
- the lpxA gene encoding acyl-ACP--UDP-N-acetylglucosamine O-acyltransferase, with protein MPKIHPTAIVDPSAEIEEGVEIGPYAVIGPQVYIGRGTRIGAHVVIEKNVRLGRNNLVNHHAILGADPQHLSYKGEKTWVEIGDENVIREFVTIHRGTALDQGLTRIGNRCLLMAYVHIAHDCFLGNEIIMANGATLGGHVRVGDRVVFGGLSAVHQFCRIGAYAFVSGMSGVDKDVPPFVKVFGIPAKIQGVNLVGLRRAGFEKEAIRRISQALGIFLDGPGRISEVIEELRDAFPGDPHVEEFVRFLENPSRQGIMRRKPFEGEEAF; from the coding sequence ATGCCTAAGATCCACCCCACGGCCATCGTGGACCCCTCAGCGGAGATCGAAGAAGGAGTGGAGATCGGGCCTTATGCCGTAATTGGCCCTCAGGTCTATATTGGCCGGGGAACGCGCATCGGAGCTCATGTAGTGATAGAAAAAAACGTGCGCCTCGGGCGGAACAACCTGGTCAATCATCACGCCATCCTCGGGGCTGATCCTCAGCACCTCTCTTACAAGGGGGAGAAAACCTGGGTGGAGATCGGGGACGAAAATGTGATCCGGGAGTTCGTGACCATTCACCGGGGGACGGCCCTGGACCAGGGGCTTACCCGCATCGGAAACCGCTGTCTCCTCATGGCTTACGTCCACATCGCCCACGACTGTTTCCTTGGCAACGAGATCATCATGGCCAACGGGGCCACCCTCGGAGGACATGTACGGGTGGGGGATCGGGTGGTCTTCGGAGGGCTTTCGGCCGTGCACCAGTTCTGCCGTATCGGGGCTTATGCCTTTGTGAGCGGGATGAGCGGAGTGGACAAGGATGTGCCCCCCTTTGTCAAGGTCTTCGGCATTCCGGCCAAGATCCAGGGGGTCAATCTGGTGGGCCTGCGTCGGGCAGGCTTTGAAAAGGAAGCCATCCGCCGCATCTCCCAGGCCCTGGGGATCTTCCTCGATGGTCCGGGAAGGATTTCCGAGGTCATCGAAGAGTTACGGGATGCCTTCCCCGGGGATCCTCATGTGGAAGAGTTTGTACGGTTTCTCGAGAATCCTTCCCGGCAGGGGATCATGCGGCGCAAACCCTTTGAGGGAGAGGAGGCCTTCTGA
- a CDS encoding HU family DNA-binding protein has product MRFQELEARLYRRLKAARVIKSRAEVRTLLATFLEILSEGLLQKKKVLLTGFGRFEVTQAGPRRAYDFRTGRPLEVPARARIVFRASPRLKKALSGK; this is encoded by the coding sequence ATGAGATTCCAGGAGCTTGAAGCCCGTCTCTACCGAAGGCTGAAGGCGGCCCGGGTCATAAAGTCCCGGGCCGAAGTGCGCACCCTCCTGGCGACCTTTTTAGAGATCCTCTCCGAAGGTCTTCTCCAGAAAAAGAAAGTCCTCCTTACCGGGTTTGGAAGATTCGAGGTCACTCAGGCCGGCCCTCGGCGAGCCTATGATTTTCGTACCGGCCGTCCTTTGGAGGTCCCCGCCAGAGCCCGCATAGTCTTCCGGGCTTCGCCCCGGCTCAAAAAGGCCCTATCCGGAAAGTAA
- a CDS encoding Gfo/Idh/MocA family protein: protein MKRLKVGVVGVGHLGRFHAEKFARIPEAELVGVADIEEERAREVGQRLGVPWFTEWQALLSRAEALSIVTPTVTHYEIARKALLAGKHLFVEKPLTESPETAAELVELAQRQGLFLQVGHIERFQPSIKHLLSRVKRPLFIEADRLSIFSERSLDIDVVLDLMIHDLDLVLFLARGARLKGLLAAGAPVLSDKIDIASVRLLFENGLSANLTASRISLTPQRRFRVFEHGAYFSADTLHRKLFEVQLLPHGELRTHEEEFPEADPLYEELASFVTAVLSGKRPPVPGEEALVSLELASRIRKEIETQLQTYLAQSAGETVR, encoded by the coding sequence ATGAAGCGTCTCAAAGTAGGTGTAGTAGGTGTAGGGCATCTCGGGCGCTTCCATGCGGAAAAATTTGCCCGTATACCGGAAGCCGAACTGGTAGGAGTGGCGGACATTGAGGAGGAAAGGGCCCGGGAGGTAGGCCAGAGGCTCGGGGTGCCCTGGTTTACGGAATGGCAGGCTCTTCTTTCCCGGGCGGAGGCCCTTTCCATCGTAACCCCCACGGTCACCCATTATGAGATTGCCCGCAAGGCCCTCTTGGCCGGAAAACACCTCTTTGTGGAAAAACCCCTTACCGAAAGTCCGGAGACCGCAGCTGAACTGGTAGAACTGGCTCAGAGGCAGGGCCTTTTCCTCCAGGTGGGACACATAGAACGCTTCCAGCCCTCCATAAAGCACCTCCTTTCTCGGGTAAAACGCCCTCTATTTATCGAGGCCGATCGGCTTTCCATCTTCTCGGAAAGGTCCTTAGACATCGATGTGGTGCTGGATCTCATGATCCACGACTTGGATTTGGTCCTCTTTCTGGCCCGGGGGGCCCGCCTTAAAGGACTTCTGGCCGCCGGGGCTCCGGTGCTTTCGGACAAGATCGATATTGCCAGCGTCCGCCTGCTTTTCGAAAACGGCCTTTCGGCCAATCTCACCGCCAGCCGTATCTCCCTTACCCCCCAACGGCGTTTCCGGGTCTTCGAACACGGGGCCTATTTCTCCGCCGATACCCTGCACCGGAAGCTCTTTGAAGTGCAGCTTCTTCCCCATGGAGAACTCCGAACTCACGAGGAAGAATTCCCGGAGGCCGATCCCCTTTACGAGGAACTGGCCAGCTTCGTGACCGCGGTCCTTTCCGGCAAAAGGCCCCCGGTGCCCGGAGAGGAGGCCCTGGTCTCTTTGGAACTTGCGTCCCGCATCCGGAAAGAAATTGAGACCCAGCTTCAAACCTATCTCGCTCAATCCGCCGGGGAAACGGTGAGGTGA
- the eno gene encoding phosphopyruvate hydratase translates to MGEIVVVHAREILDSRGNPTVEAEVHLESGFSGRAAVPSGASTGTHEALELRDGDERYGGKGVLKAVQHINEIIGPELAGLESTDQAGIDRLLIELDGTENKSRLGANALLAVSMAVARASAAEAGLPLFAYLGGVGARVLPVPMMNVLNGGVHADNPLDIQEFMIVPCGFTSFTEALRAGAETYQSLKKVLKERGLSVAIGDEGGFAPQLRNSREALEILLVAIERAGYRPGEEIALALDAAASEFYRQGRYHFEGQEVSAEEMIRFYQDLLRDFPIVSLEDPLAEDDWEGWEALFRELGDRVQIVGDDIFVTNVRRIREGIERKVANAVLIKLNQIGTVSETLEAIELAHRTGWRTVISHRSGETEDTFIADLAVAVNSGQIKTGAPCRSERVAKYNQLLRIEEMLGRAARFAGCDLYRG, encoded by the coding sequence ATGGGAGAGATCGTGGTGGTCCATGCCAGAGAGATCCTGGATTCTCGGGGCAATCCCACGGTAGAGGCGGAGGTGCATCTGGAAAGCGGTTTTTCCGGACGGGCGGCCGTGCCCTCCGGGGCCTCCACCGGGACCCACGAGGCCCTGGAGTTGCGCGACGGGGACGAACGCTACGGAGGAAAGGGGGTCCTTAAGGCCGTTCAGCACATAAATGAAATCATCGGACCCGAACTGGCGGGCCTGGAGTCCACGGATCAGGCGGGAATCGACCGTCTCCTGATCGAGCTCGATGGGACGGAAAACAAAAGCCGCCTCGGGGCCAACGCCCTGCTGGCGGTCTCCATGGCGGTAGCCCGGGCCTCGGCGGCGGAGGCCGGCCTGCCCCTTTTCGCCTATCTGGGTGGGGTGGGAGCCCGGGTGCTTCCGGTACCCATGATGAACGTCCTCAACGGTGGAGTCCATGCGGACAACCCCCTGGATATTCAAGAGTTCATGATCGTGCCCTGCGGTTTTACGAGCTTTACCGAGGCCCTCAGGGCCGGGGCCGAGACCTACCAGAGCCTCAAAAAGGTCCTTAAGGAACGGGGTCTTTCGGTGGCCATAGGAGACGAAGGGGGCTTTGCTCCCCAGTTGCGCAACTCTCGAGAGGCCTTGGAGATTCTTCTGGTAGCCATCGAGCGGGCCGGCTATCGCCCCGGAGAAGAGATCGCCCTGGCCCTGGATGCCGCAGCCAGCGAATTTTATCGGCAGGGGCGTTACCATTTCGAAGGCCAGGAGGTCTCGGCCGAGGAAATGATCCGTTTTTACCAGGACCTCCTGCGGGACTTTCCCATAGTCTCTCTTGAGGACCCTCTGGCCGAAGACGACTGGGAGGGCTGGGAGGCCCTCTTCCGGGAACTGGGGGATCGGGTCCAGATCGTAGGCGACGACATCTTCGTGACCAATGTAAGACGCATCCGGGAGGGGATAGAGCGCAAGGTGGCCAATGCGGTCCTCATCAAGCTCAACCAGATCGGCACCGTCTCCGAGACCCTGGAGGCCATCGAGCTGGCCCATCGCACCGGCTGGCGTACGGTGATCTCCCACCGCTCCGGGGAGACGGAGGATACCTTTATTGCCGACCTGGCGGTGGCCGTAAACTCCGGACAGATCAAGACCGGGGCCCCCTGCCGCAGTGAACGGGTGGCCAAATATAACCAACTCCTCCGGATTGAGGAGATGCTGGGCCGAGCGGCCCGCTTTGCCGGCTGCGACCTTTACCGCGGATGA
- a CDS encoding LpxI family protein, which yields MEAPVGLVAGEGKGPLILVKALKSKGREVVAVAFSDEQAARLEEAGARVACLRLGQFGKLLKTFRGAGVREVCLLGKVEKPRALREALPDLRALLLWKRLASRNDDALLREVCREFEKEGLRVVSPADLLPELLTPEGVLTRKAPSKEEWEDIRFGLSLAREIGRLDIGQCVVVKDRMVVAVEAMEGTDETIRRAGRLRQGAVVVKVMKPNQDPRLDLPAAGADTVRVMQEAGARVLALEAGRSLLFEREEALRLAEEAKISIVGVS from the coding sequence ATGGAGGCCCCGGTAGGTCTAGTAGCCGGCGAGGGCAAAGGACCGCTTATCCTGGTAAAGGCCCTTAAGTCCAAGGGACGCGAGGTGGTGGCGGTGGCCTTTTCCGACGAGCAGGCTGCGCGTTTGGAGGAGGCCGGGGCCCGGGTGGCCTGTCTTCGTCTGGGACAGTTCGGAAAACTCCTTAAGACCTTCCGGGGCGCCGGGGTGCGGGAGGTGTGTCTTCTGGGTAAAGTGGAAAAGCCCCGGGCCCTACGGGAGGCCCTGCCGGACCTGCGGGCCCTCCTTTTGTGGAAAAGGCTTGCCAGCCGCAACGACGACGCCCTCCTGCGGGAGGTCTGTCGGGAGTTCGAAAAAGAAGGGCTTCGGGTGGTCTCCCCGGCGGACCTCCTTCCCGAACTTCTGACCCCGGAAGGGGTCCTCACCCGAAAGGCCCCCTCCAAGGAGGAATGGGAAGACATACGCTTCGGGCTTTCTCTAGCCCGGGAGATTGGACGTCTGGATATCGGACAGTGCGTAGTGGTCAAGGACCGGATGGTGGTGGCCGTGGAGGCTATGGAGGGCACCGATGAGACCATCCGGAGGGCCGGCCGTTTGCGCCAGGGGGCGGTGGTGGTTAAAGTCATGAAACCTAACCAGGATCCGCGGCTGGATCTTCCGGCCGCGGGGGCGGATACGGTGCGGGTAATGCAGGAGGCTGGGGCCCGAGTATTGGCCCTGGAGGCCGGGCGCAGCCTCCTTTTCGAACGGGAAGAAGCCCTGAGGCTGGCCGAGGAGGCCAAAATCAGCATTGTAGGAGTATCATGA
- the rfaE1 gene encoding D-glycero-beta-D-manno-heptose-7-phosphate kinase, translating to MDPETLREALKGLSILVVGDLMLDQYFWGEVSRISPEAPVPVFDLRDISHSLGGAANVAANLAGLGVRAELCGLVGEDREGEVFLELARRAGLGTRAVVRDGGRPTTVKTRVIAQAQHLLRIDTERRASPTPEIRETLKARLEELLPQVKAVILSDYAKGVLASSGFTSWLIEEARRQGLPVFVDPKGLEWQKYAGATCVTPNRKEFRAILPTMGILEEDLEGGARRLVEKLDLSFMVVTLGPEGMFLYHPEEGSWHFPARAREVYDVSGAGDTAIAALTAFYTAGLPLKEAVSLANLCAGIVVGKMGTRPVFWEELKKALQKGG from the coding sequence TTGGACCCCGAAACCCTCCGGGAGGCCCTCAAGGGGCTTTCCATCCTGGTGGTGGGAGACCTTATGCTCGACCAGTATTTCTGGGGAGAGGTCTCCCGCATCTCCCCCGAGGCTCCGGTTCCGGTCTTTGATCTCCGCGATATCTCCCACAGCCTTGGAGGCGCGGCCAATGTGGCCGCCAACCTGGCGGGCCTAGGGGTGCGGGCCGAACTCTGTGGACTGGTGGGGGAAGATCGGGAGGGAGAGGTCTTTTTGGAGCTAGCCCGGAGGGCTGGGCTGGGCACCCGGGCCGTGGTGCGAGACGGGGGGCGCCCCACCACGGTCAAGACCCGGGTCATCGCCCAGGCCCAACACCTCCTGCGGATCGATACCGAACGGCGGGCCTCCCCTACCCCGGAGATCCGGGAGACCCTCAAGGCCCGCCTGGAAGAGCTTCTCCCCCAGGTAAAGGCGGTAATTCTTTCGGATTATGCCAAAGGAGTCCTGGCTTCTTCCGGTTTTACCTCCTGGTTGATCGAGGAGGCCCGGCGCCAGGGTCTTCCGGTCTTTGTAGATCCCAAGGGGCTGGAGTGGCAGAAGTACGCCGGGGCCACCTGTGTAACCCCCAACCGTAAAGAATTTAGGGCTATACTGCCCACCATGGGCATTCTCGAGGAAGATCTGGAAGGAGGGGCCCGGAGGCTGGTGGAAAAGCTGGACCTCTCCTTCATGGTGGTTACCCTGGGCCCGGAGGGGATGTTCCTTTATCATCCGGAGGAGGGCTCCTGGCACTTTCCCGCGCGGGCGCGGGAAGTCTATGATGTTTCCGGTGCCGGGGACACGGCCATCGCCGCCCTGACCGCCTTTTACACCGCGGGGCTCCCCCTCAAAGAGGCGGTCTCGCTGGCCAACCTCTGCGCCGGGATCGTGGTGGGCAAGATGGGGACCAGACCGGTCTTCTGGGAGGAATTAAAAAAAGCCTTACAAAAAGGAGGGTAA
- the lpxD gene encoding UDP-3-O-(3-hydroxymyristoyl)glucosamine N-acyltransferase, with the protein MPEYFLSEIARRIGAEFRGEDREIRGVSSLELAGEEELSFVESRAYLEAARRTRAKALLAPPALAPELPKEKSLLLAENPRAALAKVAQLFWRPPHPAPGISPLAVVEEGAEIEKDVSIGPWVYVGRKARIGAGSILYPGVFVGPGAQVGRECVLYPYVVLYPGVKLADRVLVHAGAVIGADGFGYAQEMGPAGLRHLKIPHFGTVEIGEEVEIGAATCVDRGTFGATRIGAGTKIDNLVQIGHNVEIGEGSIIVAQCGLGGHARLGRFVMMGGQVGVAPGAEVGDGARIAAKSGISGRIAPGEEVAGIPAIPARLWRKAAVAFARLPEMLRDWQRLKKLLSENQKRE; encoded by the coding sequence ATGCCTGAGTATTTCCTTTCGGAGATTGCCCGGAGGATTGGAGCCGAATTTCGGGGAGAGGATCGAGAGATTCGCGGGGTCTCCTCCCTGGAGCTTGCCGGAGAAGAAGAGCTCTCCTTTGTGGAGTCCCGGGCTTATCTGGAGGCCGCCCGCCGAACCCGGGCGAAAGCACTCCTTGCTCCTCCGGCCCTGGCCCCGGAACTCCCCAAAGAAAAAAGCCTCCTTCTTGCGGAAAATCCCCGGGCGGCCCTGGCCAAAGTGGCCCAACTCTTCTGGAGGCCCCCCCACCCCGCCCCGGGGATAAGTCCCTTGGCAGTAGTGGAGGAAGGGGCCGAGATCGAAAAGGACGTCTCTATAGGCCCCTGGGTCTATGTAGGCCGAAAGGCCCGGATCGGGGCCGGAAGCATCCTCTACCCCGGGGTCTTCGTGGGGCCCGGAGCTCAAGTAGGCCGGGAGTGTGTACTCTATCCCTATGTAGTGCTTTACCCCGGGGTAAAACTGGCCGACCGGGTCCTCGTGCACGCCGGGGCGGTAATCGGGGCCGATGGCTTCGGCTATGCCCAGGAGATGGGCCCCGCAGGGCTACGACACCTCAAGATCCCCCATTTCGGTACGGTAGAGATCGGGGAAGAGGTGGAGATCGGGGCCGCAACCTGTGTGGACCGGGGGACCTTCGGGGCCACCCGCATCGGGGCCGGGACCAAGATCGACAACCTGGTCCAGATCGGGCACAACGTGGAGATCGGCGAAGGCTCCATTATTGTGGCACAGTGCGGCCTAGGGGGGCATGCCCGGCTGGGGCGTTTCGTAATGATGGGAGGACAGGTGGGGGTGGCCCCCGGGGCTGAAGTAGGCGACGGGGCCCGTATTGCGGCCAAAAGCGGGATCTCCGGGCGCATAGCTCCGGGAGAAGAAGTGGCCGGTATTCCGGCCATTCCGGCCCGCCTCTGGCGCAAGGCCGCCGTGGCCTTTGCCCGCCTTCCGGAGATGCTTAGAGATTGGCAAAGGCTCAAAAAGCTCCTTTCCGAAAACCAAAAGCGCGAGTAA
- the recA gene encoding recombinase RecA — protein sequence MALDKKKAVEAAIAQLERQFGKGAIMRLGETDRRIEARAIPTGSLSLDIATGIGGVPRGRITEIFGAESSGKTTLALHIVAQAQKAGGVAAFIDAEHALDVHYAQKLGVKVEDLLISQPDTGEQALEIAEVLARSGGVDVIVVDSVAALVPQAELEGAMEDQQVGLQARLMSKAMRKLTSVVAKTETAVIFINQTRMRIGGFSYGGPQETTTGGMALKFYATLRMDIRRIGQVKDGQEQIGNRTRVKIVKNKLAPPFREAEFEILYGEGISREGELIDLGLAMGLIEKSGSWFSYQGERLGQGRENVRRLLKEKPELAAEIEARIREMAGLPTREPTAEEA from the coding sequence ATGGCTTTAGACAAGAAAAAGGCGGTAGAGGCGGCTATCGCCCAGCTGGAGAGACAATTCGGCAAAGGGGCCATCATGCGCCTGGGGGAGACCGACCGGCGCATCGAGGCCCGGGCCATTCCCACAGGATCCCTTTCGCTGGATATCGCTACCGGCATTGGAGGGGTGCCTCGAGGCCGGATTACGGAGATCTTCGGAGCAGAGTCTTCGGGAAAGACCACTCTGGCCCTCCATATTGTGGCCCAGGCCCAGAAGGCCGGAGGGGTGGCGGCCTTCATCGATGCTGAGCACGCCCTGGACGTGCACTATGCCCAAAAATTGGGGGTTAAAGTAGAGGATCTGCTGATCAGTCAACCCGATACCGGAGAGCAGGCCCTGGAAATTGCCGAGGTCTTGGCCCGAAGCGGGGGGGTGGATGTGATCGTGGTGGACTCGGTGGCCGCCCTGGTCCCCCAGGCCGAACTTGAAGGGGCCATGGAGGATCAGCAGGTAGGGCTTCAGGCCCGACTCATGTCCAAGGCCATGCGCAAACTCACCTCCGTGGTGGCCAAGACCGAGACCGCGGTCATTTTCATTAATCAGACCCGGATGCGCATCGGCGGATTTTCCTACGGAGGCCCTCAGGAGACCACTACCGGAGGCATGGCCCTCAAATTTTACGCCACCCTGCGCATGGATATCCGCCGTATCGGACAGGTCAAGGACGGACAGGAACAGATCGGAAACCGCACCAGGGTCAAGATCGTCAAGAACAAACTGGCCCCGCCCTTCCGGGAGGCGGAGTTCGAGATCCTTTACGGGGAGGGTATCTCCCGGGAGGGAGAGTTGATCGACCTGGGGCTGGCTATGGGATTGATTGAAAAGAGTGGCTCCTGGTTTTCCTATCAGGGAGAACGCCTGGGACAGGGCCGGGAAAACGTAAGGAGACTCCTCAAAGAAAAACCGGAGCTGGCGGCAGAGATCGAGGCCCGCATCCGGGAAATGGCCGGGTTGCCCACCCGGGAGCCCACCGCCGAGGAGGCCTAG
- the fabZ gene encoding 3-hydroxyacyl-ACP dehydratase FabZ yields MKRSLGPQEILALLPHRYPFLLVDVVEEIDPERAYIRAIKNVSHNEPFFQGHFPGNPLMPGVLLIEAMAQTGGLYIKVVMEDCRESLFVFAAIDKARFRHPVRPGDRVVIEAQGFRRKGHIIKSTARASVEGKLVAEAEITAAILREEETHA; encoded by the coding sequence GTGAAACGGAGCCTCGGACCCCAGGAAATCTTGGCCCTCCTCCCCCACCGCTATCCTTTTCTCCTGGTGGATGTGGTGGAGGAGATCGATCCGGAACGGGCCTACATCCGGGCCATCAAGAATGTCTCCCACAATGAGCCCTTTTTCCAGGGCCATTTCCCAGGAAATCCCCTCATGCCCGGGGTTCTTCTCATCGAGGCCATGGCCCAGACCGGAGGCCTTTATATCAAGGTGGTCATGGAGGACTGCCGGGAGAGCCTTTTTGTCTTTGCGGCCATTGACAAGGCCCGCTTCCGGCATCCGGTACGTCCGGGGGACCGGGTAGTAATTGAGGCTCAGGGATTCCGGCGTAAAGGGCACATCATCAAGAGCACTGCTCGGGCCAGTGTGGAGGGGAAACTGGTGGCCGAGGCCGAAATCACCGCGGCCATCCTCCGGGAGGAGGAAACCCATGCCTAA